A genomic stretch from Streptomyces sp. SAI-127 includes:
- a CDS encoding ABC transporter ATP-binding protein translates to MTASALGAVVTAAGPLLFGVVIDKGIVPGKTDVVIAVAAALLGLALLDALTQYFQARLSAQIGEGLVYDLRTLVFRHVQAQPLAFFTRSQTGSLVSRLNTDVIGAQQAITVLMAETVNTVLTLVLVLAAMFYLSWQLSLVALLMVPFFLIPGKIIGRRMQSLARGTMQLNAEMGSLMNERFNVAGAMLNKLFGRPEREVAHFSERARGVRDIGVQTNVTAQMLGIVMGLTASVTLALLFGVGGLLVIDDAFALGTLVSLVTLVGRLYTPIQQLSSVQANAMTALVSFDRVFEILDLDALVKERPGATSLRSGPSAHDTTAPEVEFDKVSFRYPSAADVSLASLESTARPAGEREDDAWVLDEVSFRAPAGKLTALVGRSGAGKTTITHLMPRFYDPVAGAVRIDGQDLRDVTLGSLQDTVGVVTQDAHLFHDTIRHNLLYARPDATEPELVEACEAAQIWTHIAALPNGLDTVVGDRGYRLSGGEKQRLALARLLLKAPPVVVLDEATAHLDSESEAAIQRALKTALAGRTSVVIAHRLSTIREADQILVVDGGRIRERGTHESLLSVGGLYADLYHTQFARQPTAGEAAAPDPAGTAS, encoded by the coding sequence GTGACCGCGTCCGCACTCGGCGCCGTCGTGACCGCGGCCGGCCCGCTGCTTTTCGGGGTCGTCATCGACAAGGGCATCGTCCCCGGCAAGACGGACGTCGTCATCGCGGTGGCCGCCGCCCTCCTCGGCCTCGCCCTCCTCGACGCGCTGACCCAGTACTTCCAGGCCAGACTCTCCGCGCAGATCGGCGAGGGCCTGGTGTACGACCTGCGCACCCTGGTGTTCCGGCATGTGCAGGCACAGCCGCTGGCGTTCTTCACCCGCTCCCAGACCGGCTCCCTGGTCAGCCGGCTCAACACCGACGTCATCGGAGCGCAGCAGGCGATCACCGTGCTGATGGCGGAAACGGTCAACACCGTGCTGACCCTGGTCCTGGTGCTGGCCGCCATGTTCTACCTGTCGTGGCAGCTCAGCCTCGTGGCCCTGCTCATGGTCCCCTTCTTCCTCATCCCCGGAAAGATCATCGGCCGCCGTATGCAGAGCCTCGCCCGCGGGACGATGCAACTCAACGCGGAGATGGGCTCCTTGATGAACGAGCGCTTCAACGTCGCCGGCGCGATGCTCAACAAGCTCTTCGGGCGCCCCGAGCGCGAGGTAGCCCACTTCTCCGAACGGGCCCGAGGCGTCCGCGACATCGGCGTGCAGACCAACGTGACCGCGCAGATGCTCGGCATCGTCATGGGCCTCACCGCCTCAGTGACCCTCGCCCTGCTCTTCGGCGTCGGCGGGCTCCTCGTCATCGACGACGCCTTCGCCCTCGGCACCCTGGTCTCCCTGGTCACGCTCGTCGGCCGCCTCTACACCCCGATCCAGCAGCTGTCGAGCGTGCAGGCCAACGCCATGACCGCCCTCGTCAGCTTCGACCGCGTCTTCGAGATCCTCGACCTCGACGCCCTGGTGAAGGAACGTCCCGGAGCCACCTCGCTGCGCTCCGGCCCCTCGGCACACGACACCACCGCGCCCGAGGTCGAGTTCGACAAGGTCTCCTTTCGCTACCCCAGTGCCGCCGACGTCTCCCTGGCCTCCTTGGAGTCGACCGCCCGGCCCGCCGGCGAACGCGAGGACGACGCGTGGGTCCTCGACGAGGTGAGCTTCCGGGCGCCCGCGGGGAAACTCACCGCCCTCGTCGGCCGCTCGGGAGCCGGCAAGACCACCATCACCCACCTGATGCCCCGCTTCTACGACCCCGTCGCCGGGGCGGTGCGGATCGACGGCCAGGACCTGCGTGACGTCACTCTCGGCTCGCTGCAGGACACCGTCGGAGTCGTCACCCAGGACGCCCACCTCTTCCACGACACCATCCGCCACAACCTGCTGTACGCCCGCCCGGACGCCACCGAACCGGAGCTCGTCGAGGCCTGCGAGGCGGCACAGATCTGGACCCACATCGCCGCCCTCCCCAACGGGCTCGACACTGTCGTAGGGGACCGCGGCTATCGTCTGTCGGGCGGGGAGAAACAGCGCTTGGCGCTGGCCCGGCTGCTGCTGAAGGCACCGCCCGTGGTTGTGCTCGACGAGGCCACCGCCCACCTGGACTCGGAGTCGGAGGCCGCGATCCAACGCGCCCTGAAGACCGCGCTGGCAGGCCGCACCTCGGTGGTCATCGCCCACCGGCTGTCCACCATCCGCGAGGCCGACCAGATCCTCGTCGTCGACGGCGGCAGGATCCGCGAGCGCGGCACCCACGAGTCGCTCCTGTCCGTCGGCGGCCTCTACGCGGATCTGTACCACACGCAGTTCGCCCGGCAGCCGACCGCCGGGGAGGCGGCCGCACCCGACCCCGCGGGCACCGCGAGCTGA
- a CDS encoding MbtH family NRPS accessory protein — protein sequence MRTVSFDFETPGKRFKVLINHEEQYSLWPADLDVPGGWEETGVCASKEECDQYLEETWTDMRPKSLRLALDGEQ from the coding sequence GTGCGCACTGTGAGCTTCGACTTCGAAACCCCCGGAAAGCGGTTCAAGGTACTGATCAACCACGAGGAGCAGTACTCGCTGTGGCCGGCCGACCTCGACGTGCCGGGCGGCTGGGAGGAGACCGGCGTGTGCGCCTCCAAGGAGGAGTGCGACCAGTACCTGGAGGAGACCTGGACCGACATGCGGCCCAAGAGCCTGCGCCTCGCGCTCGACGGTGAGCAGTAG
- a CDS encoding response regulator transcription factor, whose translation MSTPSAPIRIVIADDHLVVRTGFAALLDSQPDFTVVETASNGTEAVRVCREKSPDVVLMDIRMPEMDGIEATRQLVGAAPDAGGAPRVLILTTFDLDEYVYDALRAGASGFLLKEATAERLFDAVRVVAAGDALLAPGITRRLISEFALMPAKAETGPPPGLQDLTARETEVMLLIAEGLSNPEIAARLVVGEETVKTHVSRILTKLGLRDRTQAVIAAYESGLVVPRVRKAE comes from the coding sequence ATGAGCACGCCCTCCGCGCCGATCCGGATCGTGATCGCCGACGACCACCTGGTGGTCCGCACCGGCTTCGCCGCGCTGCTGGACTCCCAGCCCGACTTCACCGTCGTCGAGACCGCGTCCAACGGAACCGAGGCGGTGCGCGTCTGCCGCGAGAAGTCCCCCGACGTCGTGCTGATGGACATCCGGATGCCGGAGATGGACGGCATCGAGGCCACCCGCCAACTCGTCGGCGCCGCGCCTGACGCCGGCGGCGCACCGCGCGTCCTCATTCTCACCACCTTCGACCTCGACGAGTACGTCTACGACGCCCTGCGCGCCGGTGCCAGTGGCTTCCTCCTCAAGGAGGCCACGGCGGAACGCCTCTTCGACGCCGTACGTGTCGTCGCCGCCGGTGACGCGCTCCTCGCACCCGGTATCACCCGTCGGCTCATCAGCGAGTTCGCCCTGATGCCCGCCAAGGCCGAGACCGGGCCTCCGCCCGGTCTGCAGGACCTCACGGCCCGTGAGACCGAGGTCATGCTGCTCATCGCCGAGGGCCTGTCCAACCCGGAGATCGCCGCCCGTCTCGTCGTCGGCGAGGAGACGGTCAAGACCCACGTCAGCCGCATCCTCACCAAGCTGGGGCTGCGCGACCGCACCCAGGCCGTCATCGCGGCGTACGAGTCCGGGCTCGTCGTCCCGCGCGTACGGAAAGCCGAATAG
- a CDS encoding alpha/beta fold hydrolase, with the protein MPHVFTNGIRLSYERSGRGERVLMIMGSSAGGRVWTLHQTPALTKAGYQTITFDSRGIAPSDIPPGKYSLADMVADTKGLIEALDAGPCRIVGTSLGALIAQELAIGWPHLVRCAVLIGTKARSDAVRVALGRAERALLDGGVKLPAEYEAAMSVLQMLSPATINDDKAVSLWLETFRLSGGEASPGQTWIDTDEDRRKALRDVAAPCRVIAFADDFVTPPHLSAEVADAIPECDYVEIPECGHFGYLERPDEVNKAIIEFLDTH; encoded by the coding sequence ATGCCGCACGTATTCACCAACGGCATACGGCTCTCCTACGAACGGTCGGGCCGCGGTGAACGAGTGCTCATGATCATGGGTTCCTCGGCCGGGGGTCGGGTCTGGACCCTGCACCAGACCCCCGCGCTCACCAAGGCCGGCTACCAGACCATCACCTTCGACAGCCGGGGGATCGCCCCGTCCGACATCCCGCCCGGGAAGTACAGCCTCGCCGACATGGTCGCCGACACCAAGGGCCTCATCGAGGCGCTGGACGCCGGACCCTGTCGAATCGTCGGCACCTCCCTGGGAGCGCTGATCGCGCAGGAACTCGCGATCGGCTGGCCGCACCTCGTCCGGTGCGCGGTCCTGATCGGCACCAAGGCACGCTCGGACGCCGTCCGGGTGGCCCTCGGGCGGGCGGAACGGGCTCTGCTGGACGGCGGGGTGAAGCTGCCCGCCGAGTACGAAGCGGCCATGTCGGTGCTGCAGATGCTCTCGCCGGCCACGATCAACGACGACAAGGCCGTCTCCCTGTGGCTGGAGACGTTCCGGCTCTCCGGCGGCGAGGCGTCCCCGGGCCAGACCTGGATCGACACCGACGAGGACCGCCGCAAGGCACTGCGGGACGTGGCGGCACCCTGCCGCGTCATCGCCTTCGCCGACGACTTCGTGACCCCGCCCCATCTGTCCGCGGAAGTCGCCGACGCCATTCCGGAATGCGACTACGTCGAGATTCCCGAATGCGGCCACTTCGGTTATCTCGAACGCCCGGACGAGGTCAACAAGGCAATCATCGAATTTCTGGACACGCACTAG